Proteins encoded in a region of the Coffea eugenioides isolate CCC68of chromosome 4, Ceug_1.0, whole genome shotgun sequence genome:
- the LOC113767480 gene encoding receptor protein-tyrosine kinase CEPR1-like, with protein sequence MDHHYILCPLLLILHMFCCCQGTTAANQSQFFTLMRTSLSGNLLSNWDVSKDQNFCNYQGVGCNNQGYVEKIDISGWSLSGQFPEDVCSYLPELRILRLGHNNLHGSFPSSITNCSLLEELEMSSAYLTGSLPDLSPLNSMRSLDLSYNYFQGNFPVSFTNLTNLEMLNFNENDGFNFWQLPENISRLTKLQTVILTTCKLHGRIPASIGSMTSLTDLELSGNYLVGKLPSELGQLKNLKQLELYYNELEGEIPEEFGNLTALVDLDMSVNKFTKVPEALWRLPNLASLQLYNNSLTGEIPAFLGNSTTLTLLSLYENYLTEKVPENLGRFSPLVGVDLSENQLSGELPAYVCNGGKLLYFLFLDNKFSGEIPESYAKCNFLLRFRVNHNQLEGRIPEGLLGLPHVSIIDISNNHLNGSISKTIEGAKNLSELFMQNNRLSGILPVEISRVINLVKIDLSDNLLSGSLPPEIGNLKQLNLLLLQGNKFNSSIPESLSLLKSLNVLDLSSNLFTGNIPQSLSQLLPNSMNFSNNMLSGPIPPPFVEGSGLLESFSQNPGLCVPNHLNASRRGFPLCSPAYNRRKVKHIWVIGISVGIVIVGIVLFLKRWFHNDRAMMEHEDTLSSSFFSFDVKSFHRVSFDQREIIESMIDKNIVGYGGSGTVYKIELSNGEVVAVKKLWSRKAKDYVSDDQLVLDKELKTEVETLGSIRHKNIVKLYSYFSSLDCSLLVYEYMPNGNLWEALHGEKIILNWPPRYQIALGVAQGLAYLHHDLLPPIIHRDIKSTNILLDINYQPKVADFGIAKVLQARGGKDSTTTVIAGTYGYLAPEYAYSSKATTKCDVYSFGVVLMELITGKKPVEADLFGENKDIIYWVSTKVETKEGPLEVLDKKISGSFKDEMIKMLRVAIRCTCRNPALRPTMNEVVQLLIEADPCKFGSCKSLNKTKETFNITKPKNISDL encoded by the exons ATGGATCATCACTACATCCTTTGCCCTCTTCTATTGATACTTCACATGTTCTGCTGCTGTCAAGGAACCACAGCTGCTAACCAGTCTCAGTTCTTTACTCTGATGAGGACGTCTCTCTCGGGGAACCTTTTGTCTAATTGGGATGTCAGTAAAGACCAAAATTTTTGTAACTACCAAGGTGTTGGTTGCAATAACCAAGGGTATGTTGAGAAGATTGATATCTCTGGATGGTCACTCTCTGGCCAGTTCCCTGAAGATGTGTGCTCTTATCTGCCTGAGTTAAGGATTCTTCGTCTTGGCCACAACAATCTCCATGGTAGCTTTCCTAGCAGTATCACCAACTGCTCTCTCTTAGAAGAGCTGGAAATGAGCTCTGCCTATCTCACTGGGTCGTTGCCAGACTTGTCACCTTTGAATTCTATGAGGTCACTGGACTTGTCCTACAATTACTTCCAGGGCAACTTTCCTGTGTCATTTACAAATCTCACCAACCTCGAGATGCTGAACTTCAATGAGAATGACGGCTTCAACTTCTGGCAATTGCCCGAGAACATCTCCAGGCTGACAAAGCTCCAGACAGTGATCTTGACCACATGTAAATTACATGGCAGAATCCCAGCATCAATAGGCAGCATGACATCCCTCACTGATCTTGAGCTGAGTGGAAATTACTTGGTTGGCAAGCTCCCGTCGGAGCTGGGGCAGCTGAAGAATTTGAAACAGCTTGAGCTATACTACAATGAACTTGAGGGTGAAATACCTGAGGAGTTTGGTAATTTGACTGCACTTGTTGATTTAGACATGTCTGTCAACAAATTCACCAAGGTTCCAGAAGCTCTATGGCGCCTTCCCAACCTCGCATCCCTGCAGCTTTACAACAACAGTTTAACTGGAGAGATTCCTGCATTCCTCGGAAATTCAACCACTTTGACTTTGTTGTCCCTTTATGAGAATTATTTGACAGAGAAAGTTCCAGAAAATCTGGGAAGATTTTCTCCTCTGGTAGGGGTGGACCTGTCAGAAAATCAGCTGTCTGGAGAACTGCCAGCATATGTATGCAATGGAGGTAAACTGTTgtactttctttttcttgacaATAAGTTTTCTGGAGAAATCCCGGAAAGTTATGCAAAGTGTAACTTTCTTCTGCGCTTTCGAGTTAATCACAACCAATTGGAAGGCAGAATTCCTGAAGGGCTTCTAGGCCTTCCACATGTGTCAATCATTGATATTAGTAATAACCACTTGAATGGCTCAATTTCCAAAACAATTGAAGGTGCAAAAAATTTGTCAGAACTCTTCATGCAGAACAACAGACTTTCAGGTATTCTGCCTGTTGAGATCTCTCGAGTGATAAATCTTGTAAAGATTGATCTCAGCGACAATCTCCTGTCTGGTTCATTGCCTCCTGAAATTGGCAACCTTAAACAGCTCAATTTGTTGCTCCTTCAAGGGAACAAGTTTAATTCTTCCATCCCTGAGTCACTATCTTTACTAAAGTCACTTAATGTTCTCGATTTATCTAGCAATCTGTTTACAGGGAATATCCCACAAAGTCTGTCTCAACTCTTGCCAAATTCCATGAATTTCTCAAATAATATGCTCTCTGGTCCCATACCTCCCCCCTTTGTAGAGGGATCAGGTCTGCTGGAAAGTTTCTCACAAAACCCAGGCCTTTGTGTGCCCAACCATCTAAATGCATCCCGTAGAGGTTTTCCCCTTTGTTCACCAGCTTACAACAGAAGAAAGGTAAAGCATATTTGGGTGATTGGGATATCTGTAGGAATTGTCATAGTTGGAATTGTCCTGTTTCTAAAGCGATGGTTCCACAACGATAGGGCGATGATGGAGCATGAGGACACCTTgtcctcctcttttttttcatttgatgtGAAAAGTTTCCATCGTGTAAGTTTTGATCAACGTGAGATCATTGAATCCATGATTGATAAGAATATAGTTGGTTATGGAGGCTCTGGCACAGTGTATAAAATTGAGTTGAGCAATGGAGAAGTTGTCGCGGTAAAGAAGCTCTGGAGCAGAAAAGCTAAAGATTATGTTTCAGATGATCAACTGGTTTTAGACAAGGAGCTGAAAACTGAGGTGGAGACTCTAGGAAGCATAAGGCACAAGAATATTGTCAAGTTGTACAGCTACTTCTCCAGTTTGGATTGTAGCTTATTGGTCTATGAATACATGCCAAATGGTAACCTTTGGGAAGCACTTCATGGAGAAAAGATCATTCTGAATTGGCCTCCTCGTTATCAGATTGCACTGGGAGTTGCACAGGGTTTGGCCTACTTACACCATGATCTTTTGCCCCCCATAATTCACAGAGACATCAAGTCTACCAATATCTTACTGGATATCAATTACCAACCAAAAGTTGCAGACTTTGGGATAGCAAAGGTTTTGCAGGCAAGAGGAGGGAAAGACTCCACAACCACAGTTATTGCAGGGACTTATGGTTACTTGGCCCCAG AATATGCATATTCTTCCAAGGCAACCACCAAGTGTGATGTCTACAGCTTTGGGGTTGTACTGATGGAACTAATAACCGGGAAGAAGCCAGTGGAGGCAGACTTATTTGGAGAGAACAAGGATATCATCTATTGGGTTTCAACCAAGGTGGAGACTAAAGAAGGACCCCTGGAAGTTTTAGACAAGAAAATTTCAGGTTCTTTCAAGGATGAAATGATTAAGATGCTGCGAGTTGCCATCCGTTGCACATGTAGGAATCCAGCTCTTCGCCCAACAATGAACGAAGTTGTTCAACTGCTGATTGAAGCTGACCCCTGCAAATTCGGTTCATGCAAGTCCCTCAACAAGACCAAGGAGACCTTCAACATCACCAAGCCAAAGAACATCTCTGACTTGTGA